One window of Pirellulales bacterium genomic DNA carries:
- a CDS encoding shikimate kinase: MLENLVLIGYRGTGKTTVAQQLALALGWDWCDSDVEVELRAGKSIAAIFTDDGEPAFRDLESKVIADLVAQPRTAIAAGGGVVLRNDNRQSLQRAGNIVWLTASIPTLAARITADATTAARRPNLLAGGESEIRQLLVERTPLYQAAATIEVATDDRAPQDIAGEIIDRLHLGGRGQEGE; this comes from the coding sequence GTGCTCGAAAACCTTGTGCTAATCGGCTATCGCGGCACCGGTAAAACAACCGTTGCGCAGCAGTTGGCGCTGGCGCTCGGCTGGGATTGGTGCGATAGCGACGTCGAGGTCGAACTGCGCGCGGGCAAATCGATTGCCGCGATCTTTACCGACGACGGCGAACCCGCCTTTCGCGACCTGGAAAGCAAGGTCATCGCTGACCTGGTCGCGCAGCCGCGCACGGCAATCGCCGCTGGCGGCGGAGTCGTTCTGCGCAACGATAATCGTCAATCGCTGCAGAGGGCTGGAAACATCGTCTGGCTCACCGCGTCGATCCCGACGCTTGCCGCGCGGATAACAGCCGACGCCACGACGGCAGCGCGCCGCCCGAACCTGTTGGCCGGCGGCGAGTCCGAGATTCGCCAATTGCTGGTCGAGCGCACTCCGCTCTACCAGGCCGCGGCCACGATCGAAGTTGCAACCGACGATCGCGCACCGCAAGACATTGCTGGCGAAATCATCGACCGATTGCATCTCGGCGGCCGCGGCCAGGAGGGGGAGTAA
- a CDS encoding OmpA family protein — protein MRAVAAARWLWILPLAVVGCAQNSLSSQSQVSSLQQQQVALAQRNTELQTRASALDKDNQELQSMLGQSQQQSRLLEDQVSALRDQLGSATSQLAKVKEQTPPAGTRPEAWTVSSKPAGAKITANNSLKSQLPAIEIPGIEVRADGDVIRIELPSARLFSPGTARLLPEASPLLDTVATDIQKLCPDQIVGIEGHTDSDPSSAGKWQSNHQLSIGEAMAVYDYISLRSRLQPGQLFVVGHGPNHPIVSNGTPAGKERNRRVELVIYPERTPGR, from the coding sequence ATGCGAGCCGTGGCCGCTGCGCGCTGGTTGTGGATTCTGCCGTTAGCCGTGGTCGGCTGCGCGCAGAATTCCCTCTCGTCGCAGAGCCAGGTCTCATCATTGCAGCAGCAGCAAGTCGCCCTCGCCCAGCGGAACACGGAACTACAAACCCGGGCCTCGGCACTTGATAAAGACAATCAAGAATTGCAGTCGATGCTGGGGCAGTCGCAGCAGCAGTCGCGATTGCTCGAGGACCAGGTGTCCGCACTGCGCGATCAATTGGGCAGCGCCACTTCGCAACTAGCCAAGGTCAAAGAGCAAACGCCCCCCGCAGGCACTCGCCCCGAGGCCTGGACCGTCTCGTCCAAGCCGGCCGGCGCGAAGATCACGGCCAACAATAGCTTGAAGAGCCAGTTACCGGCGATCGAGATCCCCGGCATCGAAGTGCGTGCTGACGGCGATGTGATACGGATCGAATTGCCCAGCGCGCGCCTCTTTTCACCTGGCACGGCGCGGTTGCTGCCCGAGGCCAGCCCCCTCCTGGACACCGTGGCCACCGATATCCAAAAGCTCTGTCCCGACCAGATTGTGGGAATCGAGGGGCACACCGACAGCGACCCTTCCAGCGCTGGCAAATGGCAGAGTAATCACCAGTTGTCGATCGGCGAAGCCATGGCCGTGTACGACTACATTTCGCTCCGGTCGCGCCTGCAGCCGGGCCAACTCTTCGTGGTTGGTCACGGTCCGAACCACCCGATCGTCTCAAACGGAACGCCGGCGGGCAAAGAACGGAATCGCCGGGTGGAGCTGGTCATCTACCCCGAGCGCACCCCGGGACGTTAG
- the rpsT gene encoding 30S ribosomal protein S20, whose protein sequence is MPTSNSAKKRLRQNIVRRGRNRAARSVLKNEVRKVRDAVIAADTDAANVALRGAARSLDKATARGVIHRNAAARLKSRLSAAVKNSKGATPVKATKTKAKAKA, encoded by the coding sequence ATGCCGACATCGAACAGTGCCAAGAAGCGTCTTCGCCAGAACATCGTCCGCCGAGGACGCAATCGTGCCGCGCGCAGCGTGCTGAAGAACGAAGTTCGCAAAGTGCGTGACGCCGTGATCGCCGCCGACACTGACGCGGCCAATGTTGCCCTGCGTGGGGCGGCCCGCAGCCTCGACAAAGCCACGGCGCGCGGAGTGATTCATCGCAATGCGGCGGCACGCTTGAAGTCGCGCCTATCGGCCGCGGTGAAGAACTCGAAGGGCGCGACCCCGGTCAAGGCCACGAAGACGAAGGCCAAGGCGAAAGCCTGA
- a CDS encoding A24 family peptidase, producing the protein MRFVVLYLIGAAVARLVNWFSWWLVQIQQPLAIVAAPRSATASRHGSKNVRWSAWVPIVGAWQVRRKATSGAGPSGWRPLLLELLLGLGFAILYWWEVPNWELLRDQAPPGFAPAGSDWFVLHAQFASHLLLVTFMLAASLVDIDEQTIPDLVTIPGTLLGFLAATIMPASLLPVIDPANGMLSVGFLNLASPNEPPIHLTPNATFGWLCAAILCFWLWCLALLPWRRGGRRGWRHAVALTTARWRRDPLSIVVVACALVGTAAIGAIWFFGGERWLGLVSSLLGMAACGGLIWAVRIAASWALAREAMGFGDVTLMAMIGSFLGWQTSPMVFFLAPLAGLFVGLIQWFVKRNNVIPYGPFLCLAALFVIVKWGPIWTWAMPLYDLPWLVPTVIAICLVMLAIMLRGWRTLRTALGIGD; encoded by the coding sequence ATGCGATTCGTCGTTCTTTACCTGATCGGCGCCGCCGTCGCGCGACTGGTGAACTGGTTCTCGTGGTGGCTGGTGCAAATACAACAACCGCTGGCGATCGTTGCAGCGCCGCGGTCTGCGACCGCATCTCGCCATGGCTCCAAGAACGTCCGCTGGTCCGCCTGGGTGCCGATCGTAGGGGCCTGGCAAGTTCGTCGTAAGGCAACTTCCGGTGCCGGCCCGAGCGGCTGGCGTCCTTTACTTCTCGAATTATTGCTCGGGCTCGGTTTTGCAATTCTCTATTGGTGGGAAGTCCCTAACTGGGAGCTATTGCGCGACCAGGCGCCACCCGGATTTGCCCCGGCCGGCAGCGACTGGTTTGTCCTTCATGCGCAATTCGCCAGCCACCTGTTGCTTGTCACGTTTATGCTGGCGGCATCGCTTGTCGACATCGACGAACAGACGATCCCCGACCTGGTGACGATTCCCGGAACCCTGCTCGGTTTTCTTGCGGCCACGATCATGCCTGCCTCGCTACTGCCGGTGATCGATCCGGCGAACGGCATGTTAAGCGTGGGTTTCTTGAATCTGGCCAGTCCCAACGAACCACCGATTCACCTGACACCGAACGCGACGTTTGGCTGGCTCTGTGCAGCAATTCTCTGCTTCTGGCTGTGGTGTTTGGCGCTCTTGCCGTGGCGACGGGGTGGACGGCGCGGTTGGCGGCATGCCGTGGCGCTGACAACCGCTCGATGGCGCCGCGACCCTTTGAGCATCGTGGTCGTGGCCTGTGCTCTCGTCGGCACCGCAGCCATCGGCGCAATCTGGTTCTTCGGTGGTGAGCGGTGGCTGGGGCTTGTCAGTTCATTGCTCGGGATGGCCGCCTGTGGTGGGCTGATTTGGGCAGTGCGCATCGCCGCCAGTTGGGCGCTCGCGCGCGAGGCGATGGGGTTCGGCGACGTCACTTTGATGGCGATGATCGGCAGTTTTCTTGGGTGGCAGACCAGTCCGATGGTCTTCTTTCTGGCACCTCTGGCCGGCTTGTTCGTCGGGTTAATTCAATGGTTCGTGAAACGCAATAACGTCATCCCCTATGGTCCTTTCCTATGCCTGGCGGCGCTTTTTGTGATCGTCAAATGGGGACCGATCTGGACTTGGGCCATGCCGCTGTATGATCTGCCGTGGCTGGTCCCCACCGTGATCGCCATTTGCCTGGTGATGCTGGCCATCATGCTTCGCGGTTGGCGGACATTACGCACCGCCTTGGGCATTGGCGATTAG
- a CDS encoding EF-hand domain-containing protein translates to MKLSLFCLLTLAILAIGLASSPQAHAAPTTQFEEKRFAKLDTNGDKKLSEEEFVGEKAGKSATKAKKEFVTLDKNGNKSLTFNEFQRR, encoded by the coding sequence GTGAAATTGTCGCTCTTTTGCTTGCTGACTCTTGCGATCCTCGCCATCGGTCTTGCTTCGTCACCGCAGGCGCACGCTGCCCCCACCACACAGTTCGAGGAAAAGCGATTCGCAAAGCTCGACACCAATGGTGACAAGAAGCTGAGCGAGGAGGAGTTCGTCGGCGAGAAAGCCGGCAAGTCAGCCACGAAGGCGAAGAAGGAGTTCGTGACACTCGACAAGAACGGTAACAAATCGTTGACATTCAACGAATTCCAAAGAAGGTAG
- the coaD gene encoding pantetheine-phosphate adenylyltransferase: MSPTDARVAVYTGSFDPITLGHLNVIERSSRLVDRLIVGIGINAGKDPLFSLEERKALVRHVTERIPNVEVQEFSGLAVHFVRKCGARVMIRGVRPLTDLETEITMMMANRQLDPGLETVVLLADAEFAHVSSSLIKQIAPLADDEELSRFVPAEVIAALRQKMADRPVQGRDL, encoded by the coding sequence ATGTCGCCGACCGACGCACGGGTGGCTGTCTATACCGGCTCGTTCGATCCCATTACGCTGGGGCATTTGAACGTCATAGAACGTTCGAGCCGGCTGGTCGATCGATTGATCGTCGGGATCGGGATCAACGCCGGCAAAGATCCGCTGTTCTCGCTGGAAGAGCGCAAAGCGCTCGTCCGTCACGTCACCGAGCGCATTCCCAATGTCGAGGTGCAGGAATTCTCGGGCCTGGCCGTGCATTTCGTCCGCAAGTGTGGCGCCCGCGTGATGATCCGCGGCGTGCGGCCGCTGACGGATCTGGAAACCGAAATCACGATGATGATGGCCAATCGGCAACTCGATCCCGGCTTAGAAACCGTGGTGCTGTTGGCCGACGCCGAGTTCGCGCACGTTTCGAGCTCGCTGATCAAGCAGATCGCCCCGTTGGCCGATGACGAAGAGCTGAGCCGATTCGTCCCGGCCGAAGTCATCGCAGCGCTACGCCAAAAGATGGCCGATCGCCCCGTGCAAGGGCGTGATCTCTGA
- the cobA gene encoding uroporphyrinogen-III C-methyltransferase, which translates to MYLVGAGPGDPGLLTVRGAECLARADLVLYDYLVNPQTLTHARPTAEKVCLGRHGAGRILSQQEVNERMIAAARAGRIVVRLKAGDPLVFARATEECGALIAAQVPFEIVPGVTTALAAAAYAGVPVTGRQLSSAVALVTGHEENGKEAVLNYAALASFPGTLVFYMGATTVAHWAGGLLAGGMPATTAVAVIRRCTWPDQATIRTTLGEVAEVFHTQKIRPPVITIVGDVAGAEPLADWFTGRPLFGQRVIVTRPVEQADELRSRLTDLGADVFVQPAIEIGPPADWAPVDRALEKITDYQWLVFSSANGVKFLIERLLEQDDVRRLAGVRLAAIGPATAEALAQYSLRAELVPPEFRAESLAAALAGRVSGQRVLLARASRGRELLAEELRAAGAQVDQITVYESRDVTVADPAVAAALSGEHPVWVTVTSSAIARSLATMIGGDLKRARLASISPITTETLKEFGYDVAVEAAEYTTDGLIRAILAG; encoded by the coding sequence GTGTATTTAGTCGGAGCAGGCCCGGGAGATCCCGGACTGTTGACCGTGCGCGGCGCCGAATGCCTGGCGCGAGCGGACCTGGTGCTGTACGACTACCTCGTCAATCCGCAGACGCTCACCCACGCGCGTCCCACGGCCGAAAAGGTTTGCCTGGGCCGGCATGGCGCGGGACGCATCCTGTCGCAGCAAGAAGTCAACGAACGAATGATTGCCGCGGCACGCGCCGGGCGAATCGTCGTCCGTCTGAAGGCTGGCGACCCGCTCGTTTTTGCTCGTGCGACGGAAGAGTGCGGTGCGCTGATCGCCGCGCAAGTCCCTTTTGAAATCGTCCCGGGCGTGACCACGGCGCTCGCCGCGGCGGCCTACGCCGGAGTGCCCGTGACGGGGCGTCAACTTTCCTCGGCCGTGGCCCTGGTCACGGGGCACGAGGAAAACGGCAAGGAGGCCGTTCTCAATTACGCCGCGCTGGCCAGTTTCCCTGGCACGCTGGTGTTTTACATGGGAGCGACAACCGTCGCCCATTGGGCCGGTGGATTGCTAGCCGGTGGCATGCCTGCCACGACGGCCGTGGCCGTGATCCGCCGTTGCACGTGGCCTGACCAGGCGACCATTCGCACGACGCTCGGCGAAGTTGCCGAGGTGTTTCATACGCAAAAAATCCGGCCTCCTGTCATCACAATCGTCGGCGACGTGGCCGGCGCCGAACCGTTGGCCGATTGGTTCACTGGCCGCCCGTTGTTCGGCCAACGCGTCATCGTGACGCGCCCCGTGGAACAGGCGGACGAACTGCGTTCCCGGCTGACCGATTTGGGTGCGGACGTGTTCGTGCAACCGGCCATCGAGATCGGGCCGCCCGCTGATTGGGCGCCGGTCGATCGCGCTCTCGAAAAAATTACCGACTACCAATGGCTGGTTTTTTCGAGTGCGAACGGCGTCAAGTTTCTCATCGAACGATTGCTCGAACAGGATGACGTGCGACGTTTGGCCGGTGTCCGTCTGGCCGCCATTGGACCGGCCACCGCCGAGGCATTGGCACAGTACTCGCTGCGGGCGGAACTTGTGCCGCCCGAGTTTCGGGCCGAAAGCCTGGCCGCTGCCCTGGCCGGGCGCGTGTCAGGTCAACGCGTGTTATTGGCACGGGCCAGTCGCGGCCGAGAACTGCTGGCCGAAGAGTTGCGCGCCGCCGGCGCACAGGTCGACCAGATCACGGTCTATGAAAGCCGTGACGTTACGGTTGCCGATCCGGCGGTCGCGGCGGCCTTGTCCGGCGAGCATCCGGTGTGGGTCACGGTCACAAGTTCGGCCATCGCCCGCTCTTTGGCGACCATGATCGGTGGGGATTTGAAGCGGGCCCGACTGGCAAGCATCAGCCCCATCACGACCGAAACGTTGAAAGAATTCGGTTATGACGTCGCCGTAGAAGCCGCGGAATATACGACCGATGGGCTGATCCGCGCGATTCTCGCCGGCTGA
- the hisH gene encoding imidazole glycerol phosphate synthase subunit HisH, whose amino-acid sequence MIAIIDYGMGNLRSVQKGFEKVGHQATITSDPAVIADAPHVVLPGVGAFEDAMHELEVRKLIDVVRTAATSGRPFLGICLGLQLLFDVSYEGGCHQGLGILPGEVVRFAPREGFKVPHMGWNQLAIERQPPIFTGLSPAPYMYFVHSYYVAPQDSQVIAAAAHYPDPFTAVVWRDNLFATQFHPEKSQQDGLQILRNFAELPA is encoded by the coding sequence ATGATCGCGATTATCGACTACGGCATGGGCAATCTGCGGAGCGTGCAAAAGGGCTTCGAGAAAGTCGGGCACCAGGCAACGATCACGAGCGACCCGGCCGTTATTGCCGATGCACCCCATGTAGTCCTGCCAGGGGTCGGAGCGTTCGAGGACGCCATGCACGAACTCGAGGTACGCAAGCTGATCGACGTCGTCCGCACGGCGGCCACGTCAGGCCGGCCCTTCCTAGGCATCTGCCTGGGGCTGCAGCTTCTGTTTGACGTCAGCTATGAAGGGGGCTGCCATCAGGGTCTGGGCATTCTGCCGGGCGAGGTAGTGCGCTTCGCGCCGCGCGAAGGATTCAAGGTCCCGCACATGGGCTGGAATCAACTGGCGATCGAGCGACAGCCGCCGATCTTCACCGGCCTTTCGCCCGCCCCTTACATGTACTTCGTGCATTCGTATTACGTGGCACCACAAGACAGCCAGGTCATCGCGGCCGCGGCCCACTATCCCGATCCCTTCACGGCGGTCGTGTGGCGCGACAATCTCTTCGCCACGCAATTCCATCCCGAAAAGAGTCAGCAGGACGGACTGCAGATTCTGCGAAACTTCGCTGAACTGCCGGCGTAA
- a CDS encoding tetratricopeptide repeat protein, with amino-acid sequence MADKPSKDDPQQPVSRQMRGRLQACFEHGSKSASKGNYDYATEMFTQCVQGDPGNLLYVQNFLNNLQKKYGNNKKGSKLAGLKGGMVKGSIQKSYMQKDWKAVLNSGLEMLKLNPWDLQSLKQMANACEQLQFDEVQLAYLKLAQDVDIADIDVNRLYARALGRLGRFDEAIVCWTRVQKVSPRDEEANRSIANLTVEKTIHKGGYEDAESSTEVMVDKDAQSDRQGTGVAKLTPEQQLEKAIAKNPEKVENYSELADLHLRHDRLEQAEQVLAKALQVSGGEMTIRERLEDVQMRRARRDLEIAQKRAQAEKTQESVDLWRQMNEALNRTELEVYRSRSDRYPDNAALKFEFAVRLQRAKNFAEAIKIYQQAHADTKRKAAIHLGLGECFQSIKQFKLAMSNFEQAVIATSDREPDQKKVALYRAGKLALFMKNLDVAERHLNELAGLDFGYKDVADLLDKLNQLREDGGSSG; translated from the coding sequence ATGGCCGACAAGCCCTCGAAAGACGATCCCCAACAGCCAGTCTCGCGCCAGATGCGCGGGCGCTTGCAGGCCTGCTTCGAGCACGGCAGCAAGAGCGCCTCGAAGGGGAACTACGACTACGCCACCGAGATGTTCACGCAATGCGTGCAGGGGGATCCCGGCAACCTGCTGTACGTGCAGAATTTTCTCAACAACCTGCAGAAGAAATACGGGAATAACAAAAAAGGGAGCAAGCTGGCCGGGTTGAAGGGGGGCATGGTCAAGGGATCGATTCAAAAGTCCTACATGCAGAAGGACTGGAAAGCGGTTCTGAACAGCGGCCTTGAGATGCTCAAACTGAATCCCTGGGATTTGCAGTCGCTCAAGCAAATGGCCAATGCCTGCGAGCAACTGCAATTCGACGAAGTGCAGTTGGCGTACCTGAAATTGGCGCAAGACGTTGATATCGCCGACATCGACGTCAACCGACTTTACGCCCGGGCACTCGGCCGGCTGGGACGCTTCGATGAGGCCATCGTCTGCTGGACGCGGGTGCAAAAAGTCAGCCCACGCGACGAAGAGGCCAACCGCTCGATCGCGAATCTGACGGTTGAAAAGACGATTCACAAAGGTGGCTACGAGGATGCCGAATCCAGCACCGAGGTGATGGTCGACAAGGATGCCCAGTCCGACCGGCAGGGGACAGGCGTCGCGAAGCTCACGCCCGAGCAGCAGTTGGAAAAGGCGATCGCCAAGAATCCTGAGAAGGTCGAGAACTATTCCGAGTTGGCAGATTTACATCTGCGTCATGACCGGCTGGAGCAGGCCGAACAAGTATTGGCCAAGGCTCTGCAAGTGTCCGGTGGAGAAATGACGATTCGCGAGCGGTTAGAAGACGTGCAGATGCGCCGCGCACGCCGCGACTTGGAAATCGCGCAGAAGCGCGCCCAGGCCGAGAAGACGCAGGAATCGGTCGATCTGTGGCGGCAGATGAACGAAGCCCTGAATCGTACGGAACTCGAGGTTTATCGCAGCCGGTCGGACCGTTATCCCGACAATGCCGCCTTGAAGTTCGAGTTTGCCGTACGGCTGCAGCGGGCGAAAAATTTCGCCGAGGCGATCAAGATTTACCAGCAGGCCCACGCTGACACGAAACGGAAAGCGGCCATTCACCTGGGGCTGGGGGAATGCTTCCAATCGATCAAGCAATTCAAGCTGGCGATGAGCAATTTCGAGCAGGCGGTGATCGCGACTTCGGACCGCGAACCGGATCAAAAAAAGGTCGCCCTATACCGCGCCGGCAAGCTGGCCTTGTTCATGAAGAACCTGGACGTGGCCGAAAGGCACCTGAACGAGCTGGCCGGCCTCGATTTCGGCTATAAAGACGTGGCGGACCTGCTGGACAAACTCAATCAATTAAGGGAAGATGGCGGGTCCTCGGGCTAG